In Thermosphaera sp., the sequence AAAACTTTATAAACACTCTATCATATGGATTTCTACATCGGAGAAGGGCGTGCAGAGAGCCCGTGACCCGGGTTCAAATCCCGGCGGCGGCGCTCTCTCAACTTTTCCTTTTAAACAAAAACTAGTTTACCAATGACTTTTCTTTAAACACAATAGTTGAACACGGTTAAGAGTCCAGTGAACCAGGATTTAAGGGATTGGAGAAGGGCGTGCGACAGGCCCGCATACTAGGCCGGGCTATACTACGGCGGCATCCGGAGTAAAATAATTCAGACAAGGCCTTTTAAATTTAATGAGCTGTTTGACAGTATTTTTTATCTTTCACCAGGGATATAGTAGGGTTTTTCATCAAGCCTTATCAAACCGCTTAATCTCTTCATTCTAACCCTATAAGCGACGTACTTGTCCTCTGGACTGAATCTGGGAGGGTGAGGGACAATGAGTTCTGAGTTGCATGCAGGGCATTTATCAATTGATAACGTGTATATTCCACACTTAGGGCATTTTCTCATCAACCAGTTCAAGCCTTCTCAACCTCTACGGATAGCTCTATGTGATTGCTTCTACAGCATTTTTCTAGAACCCCAATAACCTCATTCATGATAGCCTCACCCGTCTTATAGTCTTGTGCGTAGATATCGATGTTGTACTTCGGGGATCCGGTCACGTATATCTCGTGTCTAACATTTCTTTGGGAGAGAAGACTGGATGCCTCACCCAGGCATTTCCTAATTCTCTCAACCCCATCACTAGTTATCGACCTAATCGTGAGGACTCTCCTCACCCTAACTTCCTTAACCTTAACGTGCTTCCCTGCCTCCTTCATCAACGCTTCTATCCACTCCTGGCCAATTCCCGCCTTAGACAGGACATGAGCACCCGAGGAGACTGCTTCCTCAATAGCGTACATCGGGTCTCCATACGCATCCTCAAGTTTCCAAATAACTTCTCTATACGCATCCTCCGGCTTTTTCCCTAGTTGTTGAGAAACTATTTCAGCGATCTTACAGGCTTTAACATACCTCTTCCACCATAACAGCTTCCTTTTCCTCTCGTTATCAGCTACTTTCTTCAGCGAAACATCAACTTCTTTCTTCCTCCTATCCACTCTAATTACTTTAACAACTATCTTCTGCCCCTCCCTTACCACGTCTCTTATGTCTCTCACCCATTT encodes:
- a CDS encoding RNA-protein complex protein Nop10, which translates into the protein MNWLMRKCPKCGIYTLSIDKCPACNSELIVPHPPRFSPEDKYVAYRVRMKRLSGLIRLDEKPYYIPGER
- a CDS encoding translation initiation factor IF-2 subunit alpha, with amino-acid sequence MPIARQELPNVGDYVIATVVEVFDYGAYVSLDEYNGLKAFLPWSEVASKWVRDIRDVVREGQKIVVKVIRVDRRKKEVDVSLKKVADNERKRKLLWWKRYVKACKIAEIVSQQLGKKPEDAYREVIWKLEDAYGDPMYAIEEAVSSGAHVLSKAGIGQEWIEALMKEAGKHVKVKEVRVRRVLTIRSITSDGVERIRKCLGEASSLLSQRNVRHEIYVTGSPKYNIDIYAQDYKTGEAIMNEVIGVLEKCCRSNHIELSVEVEKA